In a single window of the Lynx canadensis isolate LIC74 chromosome E2, mLynCan4.pri.v2, whole genome shotgun sequence genome:
- the LOC115502089 gene encoding nitric oxide synthase-interacting protein, translating to MTRHGKNCTAGAVYTYHEKKKDTAASGYGTQNIRLSRDAVKDFDCCCLSLQPCHDPVVTPDGYLYEREAILEYILHQKKEIARQMKAYEKQRGARREEQKELQRAAAQDQVRGFLEKEAAIVSRPLNPFTPKAAPETGPDDARPGASAGPTGKDKDKALPSFWIPSLTPEAKATKLEKPSRTVTCPMSGKPLRMSDLTPVRFTPLDSSVDRVGLITRSERYVCAVTRDSLSNATPCAVLRPSGAVVTLECVEKLIRKDMVDPVNGEKLTDRDIIVLQRGGTGFAGSGVKLQAEKSRPVMQA from the exons CGGCCTCAGGCTATGGGACCCAGAACATTCGACTGAGCCGGGATGCTGTCAAGGACTTTGACTGCTGCTGCCTCTCTCTGCAGCCCTGCCACGACCCCGTCGTCAC CCCGGATGGTTACCTGTACGAGCGTGAGGCGATCCTGGAGTACATTTTGCACCAGAAGAAGGAGATCGCCCGGCAGATGAAG GCCTACGAGAAGCAGCGGGGTGCCCGGCGTGAGGAACAGAAAGAGCTGCAGCGGGCGGCGGCGCAGGACCAGGTGcggggcttcctggagaaggaggcAGCCATCGTGAGCCGGCCCCTCAACCCCTTCACGCCCAAGGCCGCCCCTGAGACCGGTCCAG ATGATGCCCGCCCCGGGGCCAGTGCAGGCCCCACGGGCAAGGACAAGGACAAAGCACTGCCCAGCTTCTGGATCCCGTCGCTGACCCCCGAGGCCAAGGCCACCAAGCTGGAGAAGCCT TCGCGCACCGTGACCTGCCCCATGTCTGGGAAGCCGCTGCGCATGTCTGACCTGACACCCGTGCGCTTCACGCCGCTGGACAGCTCCGTGGACCGCGTGGGGCTCATCACACGCAGTGAGCGCTACGTGTGCGCCGTGACCCGCGACAGCCTGAGCAACGCCACGCCTTGCGCTGTGCTGAGGCCCTC TGGGGCCGTGGTCACCCTGGAGTGCGTGGAGAAGTTGATTCGCAAAGACATGGTAGACCCCGTGAACGGGGAGAAGCTGACGGACCGGGACATCATCGTGCTGCAGCGG ggcgGCACCGGCTTCGCGGGCTCCGGAGTGAAGCTGCAGGCTGAGAAGTCCAGGCCGGTGATGCAGGCCTGA